Proteins from a genomic interval of Benincasa hispida cultivar B227 chromosome 7, ASM972705v1, whole genome shotgun sequence:
- the LOC120081273 gene encoding bZIP transcription factor 16-like translates to MSGSEMEKPPKDKETKTPPPTTNQEQTTTTSAGTVNPDWSGFQAYSPIPPHGFLASSPQAHPYMWGVQHIMPPYGTPPHPYVAMYPPGGIYAHPSISPGSYPFSPFAMPSPNGITEASGNTAGSLEGDVKPPEVKEKLPIKRSKGSLGSLNMITGKNNELGKSSGTSANGAYSKSAESASEGTSEGSDANSQNESQPKLGSRQDTLEVEVSQNGNSMHGTQNGGSNTQSMAVIPLATAGAPGVVPGPTTNLNIGMDYWGASSTIPAMRGKVQSTPVAGGLVTTGSRDSIQSQLWLQDERELKRQRRKQSNRESARRSRLRKQAECDELAHRAEALQEENASLRSEVNRIRSEYEQLLSENASLKERLGEVPGNEELRVSRNGQRSNNETTQPKESEVVQVGNKN, encoded by the exons ATGAGTGGCAGTGAGATGGAGAAACCACCGAAAGACAAGGAGACGAAGACCCCGCCTCCTACTACTAACCAG GAGCAGACTACAACCACCAGCGCTGGCACAGTTAATCCTGATTGGTCGGGTTTCCAG GCATATTCTCCTATTCCTCCGCATGGTTTCTTGGCATCAAGCCCCCAAGCCCACCCATATATGTGGGGAGTTCAG CATATTATGCCTCCTTATGGCACGCCTCCACATCCATATGTTGCAATGTATCCACCTGGTGGCATATATGCTCACCCTTCCATTTCCCCG GGATCGTATCCTTTTAGCCCATTTGCAATGCCTTCTCCAAATGGCATCACTGAGGCCTCT GGTAATACGGCAGGCAGTTTGGAGGGAGACGTTAAGCCACCTGAAGTGAAGGAAAAACTGCCAATTAAAAGATCAAAAGGAAGTTTGGGCAGTTTGAACATGATTACAGGGAAAAACAATGAGCTGGGTAAATCATCTGGAACATCTGCCAATGGAGCATACTCTAAGag TGCTGAGAGTGCCAGCGAAGGTACAAGTGAAGGAAGCGATGCCAATTCTCAAAAT GAATCACAACCTAAGTTAGGTTCCAGGCAAGACACTTTGGAAG TTGAAGTATCTCAGAATGGTAACTCAATGCATGGTACTCAAAATGGAGGATCTAATACTCAGTCTATGGCTGTCATCCCATTGGCAACTGCTGGGGCCCCAGGAGTCGTTCCTGGTCCCACGACCAACTTAAATATTGGAATGGACTATTGGGGTGCATCATCAACTATCCCTGCAATGCGTGGAAAGGTTCAATCGACTCCAGTTGCTGGAGGACTAGTCACCACAGGATCTCGGGATAGCATACAGTCACAGCTTTGGCTGCAG gATGAGCGAGAGCTTAAAAGGCAGAGAAGAAAGCAATCAAATAGAGAATCTGCACGACGATCACGGTTACGCAAGCAG GCAGAATGTGACGAATTAGCACACCGAGCTGAAGCTTTACAAGAAGAAAATGCCAGTCTTAGGTCTGAAGTGAACCGGATAAGGAGTGAATATGAACAGCTACTTTCAGAGAATGCTTCTCTGAAG GAAAGACTTGGGGAAGTACCGGGAAATGAAGAACTAAGGGTCAGCAGGAACGGCCAGCGTTCAAATAACGAAACCACACAACCTAAAGAGTCGGAGGTTGTGCAAGTCGGTAACAAGAATTGA
- the LOC120081274 gene encoding alpha/beta hydrolase domain-containing protein 17B, whose translation MGCMFSQLASKFAFFPPSPATYQIRKGEGEGEGRLRVVSTAAGAAVEDSLLDVLMIDTKRGNKIVGFYLRNPCARLTLLYSHGNAADLGQLYDLFLQLKVNLRVNLMGYDYSGYGASTGKPSESNTYADIEAVYECLETEYGVSQEDLILYGQSVGSGPTLHLASKLPRLRGVVLHSAILSGLRVLCHVKFTFCFDIYKNINKIKKVKCPVLVIHGTEDDVVNWLHGNGLWKMSREPYDPLWIKGGGHCNLELYPDYIRHLCKFIQEMENLTTKIRLKRIRQTLQQQKGSCCCSVSCDGCCCKVKCWQPKCSRPSCPSCCPVRFKCPVSCKPRCPKCPTPRCCFSCPSTSCFAWKCCSCTSCFQWRCSGCCKSCFQWSCCCERRSSNG comes from the exons ATGGGTTGCATGTTCTCTCAATTGGCTTCAAAATTTGCCTTCTTTCCGCCGTCGCCGGCGACATATCAGATCAGAAAAGGAGAGGGAGAGGGGGAGGGACGGCTGAGGGTGGTGTCGACGGCGGCGGGGGCGGCGGTGGAGGACAGTTTGTTAGATGTATTGATGATAGATACCAAACGTGGGAATAAGATAGTGGGATTTTATTTGAGGAATCCTTGTGCGAGACTTACTCTGCTTTATTCTCATGGCAATGCTGCAGACCTTGGCCAACTCTATGACCTTTTTCTTCAGCTTAAAGTTAATCTTAGAGTTAATCTTATGgg ATATGACTATTCTGGCTACGGAGCTTCCACTGGTAAG CCTAGCGAATCGAATACATATGCTGATATCGAAGCAGTCTACGAGTGCCTTGAAACTGAGTACGGAGTCAGCCAAGAAGACTTGATCTTGTATGGGCAGTCTGTTGGAAGTGGACCGACGTTGCATTTGGCTTCTAAATTGCCGAGGTTGAGGGGTGTCGTCCTGCATAGCGCAATCCTTTCCGGTCTACGAGTTCTGTGCCATGTGAAGTTCACATTTTGCTTCGACATTTATAAG AACATTAACAAAATCAAGAAGGTAAAGTGCCCTGTGCTTGTGATACAT GGCACGGAAGATGATGTTGTCAATTGGCTCCATGGAAATGGATTATGGAAAATGTCGAGAGAACCATACGACCCTCTATGGATAAAAGGAGGAGGCCACTGCAACTTAGAGCTTTATCCCGACTATATCCGCCATCTTTGCAAGTTCATCCAAGAAATGGAGAACCTAACCACGAAAATTCGCCTCAAAAGGATTCGACAAACACTTCAGCAACAAAAAGGATCCTGTTGCTGTTCAGTTTCTTGTGATGGATGCTGCTGCAAAGTGAAATGCTGGCAACCAAAATGCTCGAGACCAAGCTGTCCAAGTTGCTGCCCGGTACGGTTCAAATGTCCCGTATCCTGTAAACCCAGATGCCCAAAATGCCCGACGCCGAGATGCTGCTTCAGCTGCCCCTCCACTAGTTGCTTTGCTTGGAAATGCTGCAGCTGCACTAGTTGTTTTCAATGGAGATGCAGTGGCTGTTGTAAAAGCTGTTTTCAATGGAGCTGCTGTTGTGAAAGAAGGTCCTCCAATGGTTGA
- the LOC120080808 gene encoding uncharacterized protein LOC120080808 gives MIDLFLLEPNFNDEQDVSSAKLRISLLSKLESVLWKLLTSGGRSEVRLWLTNSIASVTSISPQHQRDLFMTLLRRKPFKWAFASQLLQMLFEKRSREAGILIAKRSYIMEKFFEGNSRRISQWFSNFATNGASDHGKGAKALAQFAFVNRDICWEELEWKGKHGQSPAVVATKPHYFLDLDVHQTVKNFIENVPEFWSSNEFAESLKDGEILFLDTKFFVKYFVDLMLKDDPKDVWEVINEFLMHESFSSLSQHLLVTLEEADFCSFLKMLCKLLRPRIETKDFGNLSFTFEVILSKYGDSESIDQILLLNAVVNQGRQVLRLLRDEDEEEQLDEIKAIVHKISAISSNTQSLFPLLNECDGRKRTIEMIKWLGLQSWVLHYRMSEECQTPELWESLFVDNGIGFQKSNEYSLLDHSGLSEDDGFEPCNRALAKSKRRKKGGKGRKRRKRDFDYEDSCDDELLDFDIKNDRMDLKLNTGSWLLSTDDYTVPWNAKDLPEHLSKHCMASWMKRLFAKRE, from the exons ATGATCGATTTGTTTCTGTTAGAGCCGAACTTCAATGACGAACAGGATGTTAGCTCTGCGAAGTTGAGAATTTCTCTCTTAAGTAAATTAGAATCTGTTTTATGGAAGTTGCTGACTTCTGGAGGACGGTCTGAGGTCCGATTATGGCTTACGAATAGCATAGCTAGTGTGACATCCATCAGTCCCCAGCATCAGCGGGACCTGTTTATGACATTACTGAGACGGAAGCCATTTAAATGGGCCTTCGCATCTCAATTGCTGCAAATGTTGTTTGAAAAGAGATCACGAGAGGCAGGGATTCTCATTGCTAAGAGAAGCTACATAATGGAAAAATTCTTCGAAG GAAACTCAAGACGAATATCTCAGTGGTTTTCCAATTTTGCCACGAATGGTGCATCAGATCATGGAAAAGGTGCCAAGGCCTTAGCACAGTTTGCTTTTGTAAATCGAGACATTTGCTGGGAGGAGCTTGAGTGGAAGGGGAAACATGGGCAGTCACCTGCAGTGGTTGCAACAAAACCCCATTATTTTCTTGATCTGGATGTGCATCAAACTGTGAAGAATTTCATTGAGAATGTACCAGAGTTTTGGTCTTCCAATGAGTTTGCTGAGTCACTAAAAGATggtgaaattttgtttctcgaCACGAAATTCTTTGTGAAATATTTTGTTGATCTGATGCTTAAAGATGATCCAAAAGATGTTTGGGAAGTCATTAATGAGTTCCTAATGCATGAGTCATTTTCTTCACTGTCTCAACATCTACTTGTTACTCTTGAGGAGGCTGATTTCTGCAGCTTTCTAAAAATGCTATGCAAACTTCTTAGGCCGAGAATAGAAACCAAGGATTTTGGTAATTTGTCTTTTACGTTTGAAGTCATACTTTCCAAGTATGGTGACTCTGAATCTATTGATCAGATTTTACTATTAAATGCTGTCGTTAATCAAGGACGCCAAGTTCTACGCCTTTTACGTGATGAAGATGAGGAGGAACAATTGGATGAAATCAAGGCTATTGTCCACAAGATTTCAGCAATCTCAAGCAACACTCAAAGTTTATTCCCACTATTGAATGAGTGTGACGGGAGAAAAAGGACAATAGAGATGATAAAATGGCTAGGGCTTCAGTCTTGGGTTCTTCACTATAGAATGTCAGAGGAATGTCAGACTCCTGAGTTATGGGAATCCTTGTTTGTTGATAACGGCATAGGATTCCAAAAATCTAATGAATATTCATTGTTGGATCACAGTGGCCTATCGGAAGATGATGGTTTTGAACCGTGTAATAGAGCACTAGCTAAATCTAAGAGGCGAAAAAAGGGGGGGAAAggtagaaaaagaagaaaaagggactTTGACTACGAGGATAGCTGTGACGATGAGCTGTTGGACtttgatattaaaaatgataGGATGGACTTGAAGTTAAACACTGGAAGTTGGTTGCTTTCCACTGATGACTATACTGTGCCATGGAATGCT AAGGATCTACCTGAACACCTATCAAAGCATTGTATGGCTTCATGGATGAAACGGCTGTTTGCTAAGAGGGAATGA